From a single Anaerolineae bacterium genomic region:
- the moaA gene encoding GTP 3',8-cyclase MoaA, whose product MPLDRFGRHLNYLRISVTDHCNLRCIYCMPEDMTFRLADELLQDEEILRLVRLFASLGVEKIRLTGGEPTVRAGIVDLVREIARTPGIRQVTMTTNGILLSRLARPLAKAGLQRVNISLDTLNPGKFRRLTRWGDLEDVLDGIQAAEEAGLQPVKLNAVVVRGYNEEDVVDLAALTLRHPWQVRFIEMMPFAGATDIQRQMVVTAAEMQARIAAALGPLSPVNGGRLDGEARLYRLSEARGTIGFIASVSQPFCAACTRLRLTADGQLRLCLLREREVDLLTPLRQGASNEELRRLIVQAAWAKPWGHGLAQGEVPLNRTMSQIGG is encoded by the coding sequence ATGCCCCTGGATCGCTTTGGGCGTCACCTCAACTACCTGCGCATCAGCGTCACCGACCACTGCAACCTGCGGTGCATCTACTGTATGCCCGAGGATATGACTTTTCGCCTCGCGGACGAACTACTCCAGGATGAGGAAATCCTCCGCCTGGTGCGTCTGTTCGCCTCCTTAGGAGTCGAAAAAATCCGCCTCACGGGCGGCGAGCCCACCGTGCGGGCCGGGATTGTGGACCTGGTGCGGGAAATCGCGCGAACGCCGGGCATCCGTCAGGTCACCATGACCACCAACGGCATCCTGCTCTCCCGCCTGGCGCGCCCGTTGGCCAAGGCCGGGCTGCAACGGGTGAACATTAGCCTGGATACCCTCAACCCCGGCAAGTTCCGCCGCCTCACCCGTTGGGGCGACCTGGAGGATGTGCTGGACGGCATCCAGGCGGCCGAGGAGGCCGGGCTGCAACCCGTGAAACTCAACGCGGTGGTGGTGCGGGGCTACAACGAAGAGGATGTGGTGGACCTGGCCGCGCTGACCCTCAGGCACCCGTGGCAGGTGCGCTTTATCGAGATGATGCCCTTCGCCGGGGCCACCGACATCCAGCGCCAGATGGTGGTCACCGCCGCAGAGATGCAGGCGCGCATCGCCGCCGCGCTGGGCCCGCTGAGCCCGGTGAACGGGGGACGGCTGGATGGCGAGGCCCGCCTTTACCGCCTGTCCGAAGCCCGGGGCACCATCGGCTTCATCGCCTCGGTGAGTCAACCCTTCTGCGCGGCCTGCACGCGCCTGCGTCTGACCGCCGACGGTCAGTTGCGCCTCTGCCTGCTGCGGGAGCGTGAAGTGGATTTGCTCACCCCACTGCGCCAGGGGGCCAGCAACGAGGAACTCCGTCGCCTCATCGTGCAGGCCGCCTGGGCCAAACCCTGGGGCCACGGCCTGGCCCAGGGCGAGGTGCCCCTCAACCGCACCATGAGCCAAATCGGTGGGTGA